The proteins below are encoded in one region of Sphingobacterium sp. R2:
- a CDS encoding SCO family protein, with product MNTYSRIGISVGLFSFLTCQFIACSPSSVSDRLPILGEREITETDKDGIKLMDTLYHTIPDFTLVDQDSNIVSKNTLKGKIYLTDFFFTRCPTICPVTARNLLQVAKHFVNEPRVVIVSHTVDPRYHRPYVLKRYAAELGAPSNWLFLHGPKAAVYELAGNEGYFSFAQQDPNAPGGFVHSGAFTLVDTAFRIRAVYDGTKTDSIPKIIADIQVLLNEG from the coding sequence ATGAACACATATTCCCGTATTGGGATATCTGTGGGCTTATTTTCATTTTTAACATGCCAATTTATTGCATGTTCGCCATCCTCTGTTTCAGATCGATTACCCATTTTAGGGGAAAGAGAGATTACTGAAACTGATAAGGACGGAATTAAGCTTATGGATACCCTATACCATACAATTCCCGATTTTACACTGGTAGATCAGGATAGCAACATCGTGTCTAAAAATACATTGAAAGGAAAAATCTATCTGACCGATTTCTTTTTCACGCGTTGTCCCACGATCTGTCCCGTCACTGCTCGCAATTTGCTTCAGGTAGCAAAACACTTTGTCAATGAACCCCGGGTTGTTATTGTATCACACACGGTAGACCCCAGATACCACAGACCCTATGTGTTGAAGCGGTATGCAGCAGAACTGGGCGCACCCTCCAATTGGCTTTTCCTTCATGGTCCGAAAGCCGCGGTGTACGAGCTCGCTGGTAATGAAGGTTATTTCTCGTTCGCACAGCAAGATCCGAATGCTCCAGGAGGATTCGTTCATAGTGGTGCTTTTACACTTGTTGATACTGCTTTTCGGATCAGGGCTGTATATGATGGTACAAAAACAGATTCAATTCCAAAAATTATAGCCGATATTCAGGTTTTGCTGAATGAAGGATAA